In a genomic window of Occallatibacter riparius:
- a CDS encoding ZIP family metal transporter — protein sequence MLRLSILLGLLAALADIAGGLVLVRAQGIEKYLRYFVALGAGFLMATAMLEMAPESLKLSPKFGPILIMAGYCAVHFLEHTINAHFHYGEETHHHEFVSHRTGYAVLTGLSVHALFDGVAIGSGFVVSNTLGWLIFLAIFLHKAPEGFTIASVMLAAGRSRREAFYSAVALAIATLAGVLVIELAPHWLPYGLPISAGVAFYVGASDLVPEVNREPGIRMALVFFLGVAGFLLLRMLLPAL from the coding sequence ATGCTGAGACTCTCCATACTCCTCGGCCTGCTGGCCGCGCTCGCCGACATCGCCGGAGGCCTCGTCCTCGTGCGCGCCCAAGGAATCGAAAAGTATCTCCGCTACTTCGTGGCCCTCGGCGCGGGCTTCCTCATGGCCACCGCCATGCTTGAAATGGCGCCCGAAAGCCTGAAGCTCAGCCCGAAGTTCGGCCCGATCCTCATCATGGCCGGATACTGCGCCGTCCACTTCCTCGAACACACCATCAACGCGCACTTCCACTACGGCGAAGAGACGCACCACCACGAGTTCGTATCACATCGCACGGGATACGCAGTGCTCACCGGCCTCAGCGTGCACGCTCTCTTCGATGGCGTCGCCATCGGCTCCGGCTTCGTTGTCTCGAACACACTCGGATGGCTCATCTTCCTTGCCATCTTCCTGCACAAGGCGCCCGAAGGATTCACCATTGCATCCGTGATGCTGGCCGCGGGCCGCTCCCGCCGCGAAGCATTCTACTCAGCGGTTGCCCTGGCTATCGCCACGCTTGCAGGCGTGCTCGTCATCGAACTCGCCCCGCACTGGCTTCCCTACGGGCTGCCCATCTCCGCAGGCGTCGCCTTCTACGTCGGAGCCAGCGACCTCGTCCCCGAAGTCAACCGAGAACCCGGCATCCGCATGGCCCTCGTCTTCTTCCTCGGCGTCGCCGGCTTCCTCCTCCTCCGCATGCTCCTCCCTGCCCTCTAA
- a CDS encoding DUF3052 domain-containing protein, protein MGREAQCDCNWSGVTARVKALIEPPDLILRGGLHRRLPLAALANVRVEGELLCFEFKKENISLALGKTLAPKWVAAIAAPPVTVAKKLGITPDIDVRMIGNLDDRDLEDALQAARAVKVNRSGDLIIARVNTRQGISAALKSAAAELAGGTPIWFVYPKGPDHPIDEFDVRSMGLDAGLVDTKVASVSARLTALRFVKRKNPQ, encoded by the coding sequence ATGGGACGTGAAGCTCAATGCGACTGCAACTGGTCCGGCGTCACTGCACGAGTAAAGGCGCTGATCGAGCCTCCTGATCTCATCCTGCGCGGCGGCTTGCATCGCCGCCTGCCTCTCGCCGCGTTGGCAAACGTCCGCGTCGAGGGCGAACTGCTCTGCTTCGAATTCAAAAAGGAGAACATCAGCCTCGCCCTCGGCAAGACTCTGGCGCCCAAGTGGGTTGCTGCCATCGCGGCTCCTCCCGTGACCGTCGCGAAAAAACTCGGCATCACCCCTGACATCGACGTGCGCATGATCGGGAACCTCGATGATCGCGACCTGGAGGATGCGCTCCAGGCCGCGAGGGCAGTCAAGGTCAACAGGAGCGGCGACCTTATCATCGCCCGCGTAAACACCCGCCAGGGCATCTCCGCGGCGCTGAAGTCCGCCGCGGCGGAGCTCGCCGGCGGCACGCCCATCTGGTTCGTCTACCCCAAAGGCCCAGACCACCCCATCGACGAATTCGACGTGCGCTCCATGGGCCTCGACGCGGGCCTGGTGGACACGAAGGTAGCATCCGTGTCCGCGCGCCTAACCGCCCTTCGCTTCGTCAAACGCAAGAACCCGCAGTAG
- a CDS encoding ADOP family duplicated permease yields MAFGRELAVMDLDNLLHDARYALRQLRRATAFTTTALLTLAFGIGANFAVFQLVYAVILAGLPVPHPEELVRIHAARSPFDQSWTISYPAYQRLREATPDVPLMATAYAQDATLELPNHASVQAGLAPVSDNYFSGLGVAPAAGRLFMQADEHLGQSEWPAVLRYDFARNTFGSAPQAVGQHILLNARPFVVIGVAHRRFLGDVTGRAPDIWMPLALQSAGAFAFSWDSLGPGHDVSLGKPWYNQPTIFWLVLTARIQQERRAAVLAHWDQVFRNDREVMTEATADPAVKDALLRVKTTVAPMADNGMRKRFTVPLTLLMALSISIFLVGCLNLANLQLARLHARGQDMGVRIALGARSGRLVRQIVLEDALLVAGGAVCAFALGRAASGVLVRWASSRNSLLTLDLHPNLPVAVLGVGLMLLSLLCFSILPAILFIRNGVVQAAGSRAKVAGIAQTARQRLRSNVLLGTQVSLSVLLSAMSGCFAATLVHWETVDVGMDREHVLVVRPELHEPRYTEHPELLPGLYGRIQERLNAVPGVRSAAVEMCGGIHCGWITALYVHGRSNLTDAQVHGQEDHVGLGFFSTLGIPMLHGRDFSASDTEKTQHVAIISRAYARQLFGDADPIGQWVGYEPAPNDHKFLIVGEVADARMNGAQREAPPMVYMDINQNPAPVSIRVRAMGDPRRLSDSVRRALYEVDPTLQVSEIVPLATELNGDLGTEKLLARLAVIYGSLTLLLVAIGFYGVMSARTARRRSEFGIRLALGATRGHIQALIVGQTARILAAGIVPGAVLSILAERYVGHLLYGSVSANSLAIVGAGVVLALAGLVATLIPARRAAFADPLETLRSE; encoded by the coding sequence GTGGCATTTGGCCGTGAGCTGGCGGTGATGGACCTGGATAACCTTCTCCACGATGCCCGGTACGCTCTGCGGCAGCTTCGCCGCGCTACCGCGTTTACGACAACGGCACTGCTTACCCTCGCGTTTGGCATCGGCGCGAACTTTGCCGTGTTCCAGCTTGTCTATGCGGTGATTCTGGCCGGATTGCCTGTTCCTCATCCGGAAGAGCTGGTCAGAATCCATGCTGCGAGGAGCCCCTTCGATCAGAGCTGGACGATCTCCTATCCCGCGTACCAGCGCCTGCGCGAAGCTACGCCGGACGTTCCCTTGATGGCGACCGCTTATGCTCAGGATGCCACACTTGAGCTTCCCAATCATGCGTCGGTACAGGCTGGGTTAGCGCCTGTTTCCGACAACTATTTCAGCGGGCTCGGGGTTGCTCCGGCTGCGGGGCGATTGTTCATGCAGGCCGATGAGCACCTGGGGCAGAGCGAGTGGCCCGCTGTGCTTCGGTACGATTTCGCGCGCAACACATTCGGCTCTGCACCGCAGGCGGTGGGCCAGCACATTCTTCTCAATGCACGCCCTTTTGTTGTGATCGGCGTGGCGCACCGGAGGTTTCTGGGCGATGTGACGGGACGCGCTCCAGATATCTGGATGCCTCTTGCGCTGCAGAGCGCGGGCGCATTTGCTTTCTCGTGGGACTCGCTTGGGCCAGGCCATGATGTATCGCTCGGCAAGCCCTGGTATAACCAGCCCACGATCTTTTGGCTAGTGCTCACGGCGCGTATTCAGCAGGAGCGGCGTGCAGCGGTGCTTGCGCATTGGGACCAGGTTTTTCGGAACGATCGCGAGGTGATGACGGAGGCGACAGCCGATCCGGCCGTGAAGGATGCGCTGCTGCGCGTGAAGACCACAGTTGCGCCGATGGCGGACAACGGCATGAGGAAGCGGTTTACGGTTCCTCTGACGCTGCTGATGGCGTTATCGATCTCCATTTTTCTGGTGGGCTGCTTGAATCTCGCCAACCTTCAGCTTGCGCGGCTGCATGCACGCGGGCAGGATATGGGCGTGCGCATTGCACTTGGAGCGCGCAGCGGCAGGCTCGTTCGGCAGATTGTTCTGGAAGATGCGCTTCTGGTTGCGGGCGGCGCTGTGTGCGCGTTTGCGCTGGGCCGCGCGGCCAGCGGAGTTCTGGTTCGGTGGGCTTCGAGCCGTAATTCACTTCTCACCCTGGATCTGCATCCGAACCTGCCTGTTGCGGTGCTTGGCGTGGGGCTCATGCTGCTGTCGCTTTTATGCTTCAGCATTCTTCCGGCGATCCTCTTTATTCGCAACGGCGTTGTGCAGGCGGCGGGATCGCGCGCCAAGGTTGCGGGCATTGCACAAACTGCACGGCAGCGCCTGCGTTCGAATGTGCTGCTGGGCACGCAGGTCAGCCTTTCCGTTCTGCTTTCCGCTATGTCAGGATGCTTCGCAGCGACGCTGGTGCATTGGGAGACTGTGGATGTGGGCATGGACCGTGAGCATGTGCTGGTGGTGCGCCCGGAGTTGCATGAGCCAAGGTACACCGAGCATCCCGAACTGCTGCCCGGGCTTTATGGCCGAATACAGGAACGTCTGAATGCGGTCCCCGGCGTGCGCAGCGCGGCAGTAGAGATGTGCGGCGGCATTCACTGCGGGTGGATTACCGCTCTCTATGTGCATGGCCGCAGCAATCTGACGGATGCGCAGGTGCATGGGCAGGAGGATCATGTCGGGCTCGGCTTCTTTAGCACGCTTGGAATTCCGATGCTGCACGGACGCGACTTCTCTGCGAGTGACACGGAGAAGACGCAGCATGTAGCAATCATCAGCCGCGCCTATGCGCGGCAGTTGTTTGGAGACGCAGATCCGATTGGGCAATGGGTTGGGTATGAGCCGGCGCCGAACGATCACAAATTCCTGATTGTGGGCGAAGTGGCCGATGCGCGCATGAATGGCGCGCAGCGCGAAGCACCGCCGATGGTTTACATGGATATCAACCAGAATCCGGCACCGGTCAGCATTCGGGTGAGGGCTATGGGTGATCCACGGCGGTTGTCCGACAGTGTGCGTCGCGCGCTCTATGAGGTTGATCCCACGCTGCAGGTCAGCGAGATTGTGCCGCTGGCGACGGAGCTGAATGGTGATCTTGGCACAGAAAAGCTGCTTGCGCGACTGGCGGTTATCTATGGGAGCCTGACGCTGCTGCTGGTCGCGATTGGATTCTATGGCGTGATGTCAGCGCGCACGGCGCGGCGCAGAAGCGAGTTCGGCATTCGCCTGGCGCTTGGTGCGACGCGGGGGCACATTCAGGCGCTTATCGTGGGTCAGACCGCGCGCATTCTCGCCGCGGGCATCGTACCGGGGGCTGTTCTTTCCATCCTAGCTGAGCGGTATGTCGGCCATCTTCTCTACGGATCGGTTTCTGCGAACTCCCTCGCCATTGTGGGCGCTGGAGTTGTGCTTGCGCTGGCGGGATTGGTGGCCACGCTGATTCCAGCGCGCCGCGCGGCCTTTGCGGATCCCCTGGAGACGCTGCGAAGTGAATGA
- the ychF gene encoding redox-regulated ATPase YchF, translated as MKTGIIGLPQVGKTSLFKILTKAKLEDRGYSNPREAHIGVARVPDERLDKLSALYSPKKTTYANVEYVDVAAIGQEALKETAFLTSLRNVDALIHVLRAFEDDSIPHVGPIDPLRDIKSVEFDLMVSDLTQVEKRLERVEKDLKKKRTDELEREHALLLRSKESLEQEKPLRELDMTPEEKKLIKGFMFLSQKPILYALNIGESMELGADLDAAVARFKLDEVAHRPNAGATAICGKVEAELAEMDDAEAADFLSSYGLHESGLVRLIRKSYELLGLISFFTAGEDECRAWTVPVGSKAPQAAGAIHSDLEHHFIRAETIRWDQLLEAGSEANARARGTLRLEGKEYIVHDGDVMHIRHSG; from the coding sequence ATGAAAACCGGCATTATCGGCCTGCCGCAGGTAGGCAAAACGTCGCTGTTCAAGATTCTCACCAAGGCCAAACTCGAAGACCGCGGTTACTCCAATCCGCGCGAAGCCCACATCGGCGTAGCCCGCGTGCCCGACGAGCGGCTCGACAAGCTCTCCGCCCTCTACTCGCCGAAGAAGACCACCTACGCCAACGTCGAGTACGTGGACGTCGCCGCCATTGGCCAGGAGGCGCTGAAAGAAACCGCGTTCCTCACCAGCCTTCGCAATGTCGACGCGCTCATCCACGTCCTCCGCGCTTTTGAAGATGACTCGATCCCTCACGTCGGCCCCATCGATCCTCTTCGCGACATCAAGAGCGTTGAATTCGATCTCATGGTCAGCGATCTCACCCAAGTCGAGAAGCGCCTCGAACGCGTCGAAAAAGATCTCAAGAAGAAGCGCACCGACGAGCTCGAACGCGAACACGCCCTTCTCCTTCGCTCCAAGGAGTCACTCGAGCAGGAGAAGCCTCTCCGCGAGCTCGACATGACGCCGGAAGAGAAGAAACTGATCAAGGGCTTCATGTTCCTCTCGCAGAAGCCCATCCTCTACGCGCTCAACATCGGCGAAAGCATGGAGCTCGGCGCCGATCTTGACGCTGCCGTCGCCCGATTCAAGCTCGATGAAGTCGCGCATCGGCCCAACGCCGGAGCGACCGCCATCTGCGGCAAGGTTGAGGCTGAACTGGCCGAGATGGACGACGCCGAAGCCGCCGACTTCCTCTCCAGCTACGGCCTGCATGAGAGCGGCCTCGTCCGCCTCATCCGCAAGAGCTACGAGTTGCTCGGCCTCATCAGCTTCTTCACGGCGGGCGAAGACGAGTGCCGCGCGTGGACCGTCCCTGTAGGTTCAAAAGCACCGCAGGCCGCAGGCGCCATTCATTCCGATCTCGAACACCACTTCATTCGCGCCGAAACCATCCGCTGGGACCAGCTTCTTGAAGCCGGTTCTGAAGCCAATGCCCGCGCACGCGGAACACTCCGCCTCGAAGGCAAGGAATACATCGTCCACGACGGCGACGTCATGCACATCCGGCACAGCGGATAA
- a CDS encoding PadR family transcriptional regulator produces MADQAQILPGTLDLLILKAVSLGPLHGYGVLLRIAQISGQALTIEQGALYPALFRLLRQGLLKASWGTSENNRRAKFYELTAAGRKRLGEETDDWNRLATAIATALKARPEEI; encoded by the coding sequence ATGGCAGACCAGGCTCAAATCCTCCCGGGCACGCTCGACCTGCTGATTCTGAAGGCGGTCTCGCTCGGTCCTTTGCACGGTTACGGCGTGCTGCTGCGCATTGCGCAGATTTCGGGTCAGGCACTGACGATTGAACAGGGCGCACTCTATCCTGCGCTGTTCCGGCTGTTGCGGCAGGGATTGCTGAAGGCAAGCTGGGGTACGTCTGAAAACAACCGGCGGGCCAAGTTCTACGAGCTGACCGCGGCGGGACGCAAGCGGCTGGGCGAGGAGACCGACGATTGGAATAGGCTGGCAACAGCGATCGCGACTGCCCTCAAGGCGAGGCCGGAGGAGATATGA
- a CDS encoding NRAMP family divalent metal transporter produces the protein MLRRWRTRILLFLAVLGPGFITANVDNDSGGILTYSLAGAKHGYSLLWMTIPVTIALIVVQEMCARMGVVSGKGLSDMIREEFGLRLTFILMIVLVLVNYTNVVTEFIGIAGSLHLFHVTKFISVPLCALGVWFLVVKGNYKTTEKIFLVASLVYIAYIFAGVLSQPSWHDALIATVVLPKASVWSNRDYMYDAIGVVGTTIAPWMQFYLQSSIVEKGIRVKDYAASRLDVIVGSFFTEIVAWFIIVACAATLYVHGMQDLAVPADAAEAMRPLAGDYAFILFSFGLFNASVFAASILPLSTAYTVCEGLGFESGVDKSFKEAPFFYWLYTLLIAFGAITVLLLPDANLVSYAILSQVLNGVLLPVVIILMLLLINRHDLMGEHKNSRTWNLIAWGTSIIVIFMTLIMLWGMIPGH, from the coding sequence ATGCTGAGGCGTTGGCGAACCCGGATACTGCTCTTTTTGGCCGTCCTCGGCCCCGGATTCATCACAGCCAATGTCGACAACGATTCGGGCGGAATCCTCACCTACTCCCTAGCCGGCGCCAAGCACGGCTACTCTCTTCTCTGGATGACCATCCCCGTCACGATCGCATTGATCGTGGTGCAGGAAATGTGCGCCCGCATGGGCGTGGTCAGCGGCAAGGGCCTCAGCGACATGATCCGCGAGGAATTCGGCCTGCGCCTCACATTCATCCTCATGATCGTGCTGGTTCTGGTGAACTACACAAACGTGGTCACCGAGTTCATCGGGATCGCAGGTTCGCTCCACCTCTTTCATGTAACGAAATTTATCTCGGTGCCGCTGTGCGCCTTGGGCGTCTGGTTCCTTGTCGTCAAGGGCAACTACAAAACCACTGAGAAGATCTTCCTCGTTGCATCCCTTGTCTACATCGCCTACATCTTCGCTGGCGTGCTCTCGCAACCAAGCTGGCACGATGCGCTGATCGCCACCGTGGTCCTCCCCAAAGCCTCCGTGTGGAGCAACCGCGACTACATGTATGACGCCATCGGCGTCGTCGGCACCACCATCGCACCCTGGATGCAGTTCTACCTGCAGTCGTCCATCGTCGAAAAGGGGATCCGCGTCAAGGATTACGCCGCCTCGCGGCTCGACGTCATCGTCGGCAGCTTCTTCACGGAAATCGTAGCGTGGTTCATCATCGTCGCCTGCGCCGCCACGCTCTACGTCCACGGCATGCAGGATCTCGCCGTTCCCGCGGACGCCGCCGAGGCCATGCGGCCCCTCGCCGGCGACTACGCCTTCATCCTCTTCTCCTTCGGCCTTTTCAACGCGTCCGTCTTCGCCGCATCCATCCTGCCGCTCTCCACCGCCTACACCGTCTGCGAGGGCCTCGGCTTCGAATCGGGTGTCGACAAGAGCTTTAAGGAAGCTCCCTTCTTCTACTGGCTCTACACGTTGCTCATCGCCTTCGGCGCCATCACGGTGCTCCTGCTGCCCGACGCCAATCTGGTCAGCTACGCCATCCTCTCTCAGGTTCTCAACGGCGTATTGCTCCCCGTCGTCATCATCCTCATGCTGCTGCTCATCAATCGGCACGACCTGATGGGTGAGCACAAGAATTCACGCACATGGAACCTCATTGCATGGGGCACCAGCATTATCGTGATTTTCATGACTTTGATCATGCTTTGGGGCATGATCCCCGGCCACTGA
- a CDS encoding GGDEF domain-containing protein — protein MDWSKLPDLIAVGLLAWAFASVARNSPTRVSAHWLTAWLLIVLHFFTFMLVPLRAPYGDVADYAGVLALIWAGILFMRASVPYRHENSSLLMLMVVLSTYTLYTGALMSSAPKLITGIAAVLLGLAPVAVALIFIREFTHPLRWLAVGLQAVLAALLLFLQNRPNGADLSLNAVLFTVYLGAASHFWYMYRRASTGAIITIVGFFLWASVFLVSPLIIHFKPQLPLDGEVWNLPKYVAAVGMILVLLEDQIAHSKHLALHDPLTGLPNRRLFHDRLSSALERARRSEEQVALLIIDLDRFKQVNDTLGHHVGDLLLQEVARMFSGRVRRSDTVARTGGDEFAIILEGPTNRSEAKLVGRTLVKLLEQPIRLESRMVTVDASMGLAIFPDDAVDEESLCIRADLRMYDFKRTSAAETRFSPKPETPPSHPAQLDNETAIL, from the coding sequence GTGGACTGGAGTAAGCTGCCGGACCTCATCGCTGTCGGACTGCTCGCGTGGGCCTTCGCCTCGGTCGCGCGCAACAGCCCTACGCGCGTCTCCGCCCACTGGCTCACCGCCTGGCTCCTCATCGTTCTACACTTCTTCACCTTCATGCTCGTCCCCCTGCGCGCCCCCTATGGCGATGTCGCCGACTACGCCGGCGTTCTCGCGCTCATCTGGGCCGGAATCCTCTTCATGAGGGCGTCCGTTCCCTACCGCCACGAGAACTCCAGCCTACTTATGCTGATGGTGGTTCTCAGCACCTACACCCTCTATACCGGCGCTCTGATGTCGAGCGCCCCCAAGCTAATCACGGGTATCGCTGCCGTTCTGCTCGGCCTGGCTCCCGTGGCGGTCGCGTTGATATTCATCCGCGAATTCACCCATCCCCTTCGATGGCTCGCGGTGGGCCTCCAGGCCGTTCTCGCTGCGCTCCTGTTGTTTCTGCAAAACCGTCCCAACGGAGCGGACCTGTCGCTGAACGCGGTACTCTTCACGGTCTATCTCGGCGCGGCCAGCCACTTCTGGTACATGTACCGTCGCGCCTCCACCGGAGCCATCATCACCATCGTCGGCTTCTTCCTCTGGGCCAGTGTTTTCCTGGTCTCTCCGTTGATCATTCATTTCAAACCGCAATTGCCCCTCGATGGCGAAGTTTGGAACCTGCCCAAATACGTCGCGGCCGTCGGCATGATCCTCGTGCTGCTTGAAGACCAGATCGCCCATAGCAAGCATCTCGCGCTGCACGACCCGCTCACTGGCCTGCCGAATCGCCGCCTGTTCCATGACCGGCTCTCGAGCGCCCTCGAGCGCGCCCGCCGCAGCGAGGAACAGGTTGCGCTCCTCATAATCGACCTCGACCGCTTCAAGCAGGTGAATGACACGCTCGGCCATCATGTCGGCGACCTCCTGCTCCAGGAAGTCGCACGCATGTTCAGCGGACGCGTTCGCCGCTCCGACACCGTAGCCCGCACCGGCGGCGACGAATTCGCCATCATCCTCGAAGGCCCCACAAACCGCAGCGAAGCCAAGCTCGTCGGTCGAACCCTCGTGAAGCTGCTGGAGCAGCCCATCCGCCTGGAGAGCCGCATGGTCACCGTCGACGCCAGCATGGGGCTCGCTATCTTCCCTGACGACGCCGTAGACGAGGAGTCGCTCTGCATCCGAGCCGATCTGCGCATGTACGATTTCAAACGGACCTCGGCCGCCGAAACGCGCTTCTCTCCGAAGCCGGAAACTCCTCCATCCCATCCCGCCCAACTCGATAACGAAACCGCCATTCTCTGA
- a CDS encoding YncE family protein, translated as MRPRSVVSLLWILPLLAACSCRAQPAPQNEALRLVADVPLPGPAVRFDYQSLDPQNGRLYIAHMNADQLVVFDVDKRQIIANLDGFRRVHGVIAVPQINRVFASATGDHKLAIVDATSLKTLATAGPINYPDGLAYSPETNRVFVSDEHGNADAVVDVATGKLIKTIALRGPAGNTVYDAGSKSILVGVHEANEVDTIDPQSLTIVARTHLPGIGNPHGIALDTADRLAFIAGEGNATLAVVDLKTSKVLSTHPVGEDPDVIAFDPGLKRLYVSAESGTVTVFQLKGPALTRLAQFKMPHAHTVAVDPRTNLVYFPLENIGGKPILRIMKAQ; from the coding sequence ATGCGTCCACGCTCCGTCGTCTCACTCCTCTGGATTCTTCCTCTGCTTGCCGCGTGTTCGTGCCGCGCGCAGCCTGCTCCCCAAAATGAAGCTTTGCGCCTGGTCGCCGACGTCCCTCTTCCCGGCCCCGCCGTGCGCTTCGACTATCAGAGCCTCGACCCGCAGAACGGCCGCCTCTACATCGCCCACATGAATGCCGACCAGCTCGTCGTCTTCGACGTCGACAAACGGCAGATCATCGCAAACCTAGACGGCTTCCGGCGCGTCCACGGCGTCATCGCAGTTCCGCAGATCAACCGCGTATTCGCGTCCGCCACGGGCGATCACAAGCTCGCCATCGTCGACGCCACTTCGCTCAAAACTCTCGCCACTGCTGGGCCCATCAACTACCCCGACGGCCTCGCCTACTCTCCTGAGACCAATCGCGTCTTCGTCTCCGACGAGCACGGAAACGCCGACGCTGTCGTGGATGTCGCAACCGGCAAGCTTATTAAGACCATCGCCCTACGCGGACCCGCCGGCAACACCGTCTACGACGCTGGATCTAAGTCCATCCTGGTCGGCGTGCACGAAGCCAATGAGGTCGACACCATCGATCCACAGTCCTTGACCATTGTTGCCCGCACCCACCTCCCCGGCATCGGGAATCCCCATGGAATCGCGCTCGACACCGCCGACCGCCTCGCGTTCATTGCGGGTGAGGGGAATGCGACGCTCGCCGTCGTCGACCTGAAGACCTCGAAAGTTCTCTCCACTCATCCGGTCGGCGAAGACCCTGACGTCATCGCCTTTGATCCCGGCCTCAAGCGCCTCTACGTCTCAGCAGAATCCGGAACCGTCACCGTCTTCCAGCTAAAAGGCCCTGCGCTAACCCGACTGGCGCAGTTCAAAATGCCGCACGCCCACACCGTCGCCGTCGATCCCCGGACCAACCTCGTCTACTTCCCTCTCGAAAACATAGGCGGCAAACCGATCCTGCGCATCATGAAAGCGCAATAG
- a CDS encoding DUF4149 domain-containing protein, giving the protein MKTILRTLLYLALIVWLGAEIFFPVVAAISFKTQPDTHLAGSIVGQLLRILHSMGLVSGIVALALLALAPTWNIYKSRVVIAPMVALVIMLACTAYSQFGIIPAMERDRIAAGGAIDTTDTSSPYTQDFNKLHGRSTFVEETVLLLGLITVVLVARAETASAEQPRFATAIR; this is encoded by the coding sequence ATGAAGACCATCCTGCGAACGCTGCTTTATCTCGCACTCATTGTGTGGCTCGGGGCCGAAATCTTCTTCCCGGTAGTGGCTGCCATCAGCTTCAAAACGCAGCCCGACACGCATCTCGCGGGTTCCATTGTCGGCCAGCTTCTCCGGATTCTTCATTCCATGGGCCTTGTCTCCGGCATCGTCGCACTCGCGCTGCTGGCTCTCGCGCCCACCTGGAACATCTACAAATCCCGCGTGGTCATCGCGCCGATGGTGGCGCTCGTCATCATGCTTGCCTGCACGGCCTACTCGCAGTTCGGCATCATCCCCGCCATGGAGCGCGACCGAATTGCTGCCGGCGGCGCCATCGACACCACTGACACTTCCAGCCCCTACACACAGGACTTCAACAAACTCCACGGCCGCAGCACCTTCGTTGAAGAAACCGTGCTTCTCCTTGGCCTCATCACCGTCGTCCTCGTCGCCCGCGCAGAAACAGCCAGCGCCGAGCAGCCGCGCTTCGCAACAGCCATTCGTTAG